In the genome of Chryseobacterium phocaeense, the window CCGTCATTCTTCCCTCCATAGCCATGAATAGGGATAATATCGGGAATCGAACTGTATTTTGTTAACAGGTAGCCCGTGTAACAGATGATGATGACAAACGGAATACAAAACAGCAGTTTGATGTGTTTCGGGATCATTTTAATTTTTTTAAAGTTTTCTTCAGGTATTTTTCCACATTCTTCCGGTCCGGAACTGTAGTAATTTCCTTTGTCAGAGCTTTTTCAAACTCTTTTTTAGCATTTTCAAACTCATGAATTCCAAAGTAATATCTCCCGGCCTGGTAATAAACAAACCAGAAGTCGGGGTTCATGGACTGATAATAAGGAATAAAATCTTCAGTTAATGCCATATCTTTTTTATGGTCTATAGCATTACTCACTTCCTCACCCAGCATTTTGGATATCTGATAGTTATTGAAATCTTCAGAATCTGCAAAAGGATCCCGGGCGATATTCAGTTCTGTTTTTGCTTTCAGGTTTTCTTCAGTTTTTTTTCCGGAGAAAATTTCATTCAGGTCGTAGCATACAAATTCTCCCAGCTGGTAAGGATTTGATGAAACCCATACCAGTTTTTTTTCGGGTGAAAAAATAACGGCATGATGAGCCAGAAGCTGGTTAATGGCCTTTTCATTTCCGTAGCCTATTTTTTCTCCTTTCAAACCGGACTTATCTCTCAGGATGGCCGCCATTTTCTCAGGATTCAGCTTTTTGTTTTCCTGAAGCAGCTCCTGAAGTTTTTCATAGCGGTATTCGGAGTGGCTTTCTATAATATGTTTTTGGTTTCTTTTATCATCTTTATAGGCTTCCGACTGAAAATGGTTGGTGCAAAAAACTCTGCCGGTGTTTTCAACCCTGTACACTCCAAAATTATCCGGAGACACTTCTATGATGACCGCATTTTTATCATAGGCACTTCCGACAAGAATAGATTCTGAAACAAAAACTTTTCTTTTTTTTGCAATGTCAATGGCTTCATCAATATTTTTAGCGTACTGCAAAATTTCCCTGGTCACCAGAGAAATCGGGGTTTTAGCCGTAAGAGGAATTTTAGATTTACCGGCATTGATGGTTACGGTAATCCCTTCTTTATTCATTCCCGAAACTACACCTATCATTCCCGGCCAGCTTACGGACATATAGGGAATTCCTGTTTCCGGCTCTACAAATTCGATCAGTTTGTTTTTAGCAAAATCATCCCCGACATAAAAGTCAAAATTTCTTCCGATAAGCAGGGTTCCGTCTTCTGTATTTTCATTCCACACTGCCAGAGAAGTGCATCCTACCATTGCCAGGTCCTGCATGGCATGGCCGATGTCGTGGGCTCCGTGCAGATACAGGTTCCGGAGGTATTTTGGGGCGATAAAATTATATTTATCCGATGAATACTGTGATAATCCGTACAGTTCAGCCTGGTAATCTTCCCTTACATTGAGATACATTTTCCTGTTGTAC includes:
- a CDS encoding C45 family autoproteolytic acyltransferase/hydolase; translated protein: MKTNNRLAAVFRGIQFVLLISLISCGVSKSIRHIPDISTYALETPRVNKINDSTFSFKQNYLTKNKQQLWELYIKGNPLQLGYNNGALTQNLMQQQEEIFFSKVEGFVPSKFKQKLLRGFLKWYNRKMYLNVREDYQAELYGLSQYSSDKYNFIAPKYLRNLYLHGAHDIGHAMQDLAMVGCTSLAVWNENTEDGTLLIGRNFDFYVGDDFAKNKLIEFVEPETGIPYMSVSWPGMIGVVSGMNKEGITVTINAGKSKIPLTAKTPISLVTREILQYAKNIDEAIDIAKKRKVFVSESILVGSAYDKNAVIIEVSPDNFGVYRVENTGRVFCTNHFQSEAYKDDKRNQKHIIESHSEYRYEKLQELLQENKKLNPEKMAAILRDKSGLKGEKIGYGNEKAINQLLAHHAVIFSPEKKLVWVSSNPYQLGEFVCYDLNEIFSGKKTEENLKAKTELNIARDPFADSEDFNNYQISKMLGEEVSNAIDHKKDMALTEDFIPYYQSMNPDFWFVYYQAGRYYFGIHEFENAKKEFEKALTKEITTVPDRKNVEKYLKKTLKKLK